A region from the Cellvibrio sp. PSBB006 genome encodes:
- a CDS encoding type III pantothenate kinase: MILQIDRGNTRLKWRLRKNLSDIAQGAILNEQGYSSLADALSGQTIQNILVVSVLGEEQDRLFTQWAEKKFGVTPRYAKTESVCAGVINGYYFPERLGVDRWLVMLAGFARAKSACVVVDCGSAITVDLLDRKGVHHGGYIAPGIAAMQRALSVSTQGVKVINEAVADELIPARDTASAVSAARTAMIVGLIRQAIWQLSALDKDLTSPPMLLLTGGDGQSLVKFFDAALFVPDLVFEGLELAFPAD, translated from the coding sequence ATGATTCTGCAGATTGACCGGGGCAACACAAGGCTTAAATGGCGGTTGCGAAAAAATCTGAGTGATATTGCGCAGGGGGCTATCCTCAACGAGCAAGGCTACTCCTCTCTCGCGGATGCACTGTCTGGCCAGACCATACAGAACATTCTGGTTGTCAGCGTGCTGGGCGAAGAGCAGGATCGGCTGTTTACGCAATGGGCAGAAAAAAAATTCGGTGTGACGCCTCGTTATGCCAAAACAGAATCCGTATGTGCGGGAGTGATTAATGGTTATTACTTCCCTGAACGTCTCGGAGTTGATCGATGGTTGGTTATGTTGGCTGGCTTTGCCCGAGCTAAAAGTGCATGTGTGGTAGTTGATTGTGGTAGTGCGATAACCGTGGATTTACTTGATCGAAAGGGGGTGCACCATGGAGGATATATTGCGCCGGGCATTGCTGCGATGCAACGCGCTTTGTCCGTGAGTACACAGGGTGTGAAAGTGATCAATGAAGCGGTTGCTGATGAGCTCATTCCCGCGCGAGACACAGCGTCTGCTGTTTCTGCTGCGCGAACTGCTATGATCGTCGGCTTAATTCGGCAAGCGATATGGCAACTTTCCGCTCTTGATAAAGACCTGACCTCTCCGCCGATGCTCTTACTGACCGGCGGTGATGGGCAGAGTTTGGTGAAGTTTTTTGATGCGGCGCTATTTGTTCCGGATCTGGTGTTTGAGGGGCTTGAGTTGGCCTTTCCCGCCGATTAA
- a CDS encoding SPOR domain-containing protein, which translates to MRSIFLSLVAINIIVLLMQLFMGSSEPARSDFAPPARALSGASLKMLNETEREVPTKKNEIEKSSAANNNEMCTMVGPYAQLLHAEYLVERLAAMDARAVIKSVEVPDSVAYWVYLPPEMSEKEALRRLYEIQAKNIDSYIIPSGELANGISFGMFNDQSAAQSRLEEIRMQGYQPKLREVERTHSETWVTLAPGEAEKIDAAVWVDLLNQQTGLEKRQNFCLGVAPG; encoded by the coding sequence ATGCGTTCGATTTTTCTATCTTTGGTGGCTATCAATATCATCGTTTTATTGATGCAGTTATTTATGGGGAGTTCAGAGCCCGCGAGGTCTGATTTTGCACCGCCCGCACGAGCATTGAGTGGAGCATCACTCAAAATGCTTAACGAGACGGAGCGTGAGGTGCCGACAAAAAAAAATGAAATAGAAAAAAGCTCCGCTGCCAATAATAACGAGATGTGCACGATGGTTGGCCCCTATGCGCAGCTGCTTCACGCAGAATACCTGGTGGAGCGCTTGGCAGCGATGGATGCGCGCGCGGTGATCAAGTCGGTTGAAGTCCCGGATAGTGTTGCTTATTGGGTGTACCTGCCCCCGGAGATGTCCGAAAAAGAAGCCCTGCGTCGCTTATATGAAATTCAGGCAAAAAATATCGATAGCTACATTATCCCCTCGGGTGAATTGGCCAATGGTATTTCGTTCGGAATGTTTAATGATCAATCGGCGGCGCAGTCACGCCTGGAAGAAATTCGTATGCAAGGCTATCAACCAAAACTGCGCGAAGTTGAACGTACGCATAGCGAAACCTGGGTAACACTTGCGCCCGGTGAAGCTGAAAAAATAGACGCTGCGGTTTGGGTAGATTTGTTGAATCAGCAAACGGGCCTCGAAAAGAGACAAAATTTCTGTCTGGGTGTTGCGCCCGGATAA
- the pssA gene encoding CDP-diacylglycerol--serine O-phosphatidyltransferase codes for MTSQETEQTKTQEPSEDDSLLPFDEHVEEVSENGQKVRHRGVYLLPNLFTTAALFAGFYAIIAAMHGNFDSAAIAIFIAMVFDGMDGRVARLTNTSSAFGEQYDSLSDMVSFGLAPALVMFSWSLHDLGKLGWAAAFIYAACAALRLARFNTQIGTVDKKHFVGLASPAAAAIIASIVWTWHNSDMGELAAIPAALITALTGLLMVSNFRYSSFKNIDFRGRVPFVVMLLIVFVFAVLLIDQASVLLTMSIIYGLSAPVLWLWRKRSLIFNRRKTEGGE; via the coding sequence ATGACAAGCCAAGAGACAGAGCAAACAAAGACTCAGGAACCGAGTGAGGACGACAGCTTATTACCATTTGATGAGCATGTTGAGGAAGTGTCGGAGAATGGGCAAAAAGTTCGGCATCGCGGCGTATACCTGCTGCCCAACCTGTTTACAACCGCCGCACTATTTGCCGGCTTTTACGCCATCATCGCGGCTATGCACGGCAATTTCGACAGCGCGGCCATCGCAATCTTCATCGCCATGGTGTTCGATGGTATGGATGGGCGGGTTGCGCGTCTGACGAATACCTCCAGTGCATTTGGTGAGCAGTACGATAGTTTGTCGGATATGGTCTCCTTCGGTCTGGCCCCGGCTTTGGTTATGTTTAGCTGGTCGCTTCACGATTTAGGCAAGCTTGGCTGGGCTGCCGCATTCATTTATGCGGCTTGTGCTGCTTTGCGCTTGGCTCGGTTCAATACGCAGATTGGTACTGTGGATAAAAAACATTTTGTCGGCCTTGCTAGCCCGGCTGCTGCAGCGATCATCGCCAGTATTGTTTGGACATGGCACAACAGTGACATGGGTGAGTTAGCGGCAATACCGGCCGCATTGATCACGGCCCTAACGGGGCTGCTGATGGTGTCCAACTTCCGCTACAGCAGCTTTAAAAATATTGATTTTCGCGGTCGAGTACCGTTTGTTGTGATGCTTCTGATTGTTTTTGTGTTTGCTGTCTTGCTTATTGATCAAGCGAGCGTCCTGCTCACTATGTCAATTATTTATGGTTTGTCAGCTCCGGTTTTGTGGCTATGGCGGAAGCGCAGTTTGATTTTTAATCGCCGGAAAACTGAAGGCGGAGAATAA
- the alr gene encoding alanine racemase, translated as MKSSTGILTIDLSAIQSNWRCINNQLTGKTSASAVIKANAYGLGAAYVGPALYRAGCREFFVATLEEALAARQYLKPDAVVYVLGGVRPGAEPLFLENDLSPVLFTLEDTRRWLACTQKLDAPPACAIKINTGMTRLGLDLQEWLSLLASEEELRSLRPTLIMSHLACADEPEHPLNYKQLAHFQALADATRSLLPDTRFSLANSSGVFLGSQWHFDLVRPGAALYGVNPQPLKPSPLKPVVQLALPVLQVRELSENADVGYGATAQAFPLARLAVVAGGYADGLHRTIGRQGFGMLDNHRVPVVGRISMDTTIFDISAADIKGGPQIIQVLNDELTVDSWTALTGALGYDILTSLGYRYRRCYLKDGVSIEQESLYE; from the coding sequence ATGAAATCATCAACAGGCATATTGACCATAGATTTATCTGCCATTCAGTCGAATTGGCGCTGTATTAATAATCAACTCACCGGCAAGACGTCGGCGTCGGCGGTAATCAAAGCTAATGCGTATGGTTTGGGTGCCGCTTACGTTGGTCCGGCACTTTATCGGGCGGGATGCCGGGAGTTTTTTGTAGCAACGCTGGAAGAAGCCTTGGCAGCACGCCAATATTTGAAACCCGACGCAGTGGTTTATGTGTTAGGTGGTGTGCGCCCCGGCGCCGAACCCCTGTTCCTGGAAAACGATCTTTCCCCGGTATTATTTACATTAGAGGATACCCGGCGTTGGCTGGCCTGCACCCAAAAGCTGGATGCGCCACCTGCGTGTGCCATTAAAATTAATACCGGTATGACGCGTCTCGGCCTGGATCTTCAAGAGTGGCTGTCCTTATTGGCATCGGAGGAGGAGCTGCGATCGCTTCGTCCTACTTTAATAATGAGTCATTTGGCGTGTGCCGATGAGCCGGAACATCCGCTTAACTACAAGCAGCTGGCTCATTTTCAGGCGCTGGCGGATGCAACCCGATCATTGTTGCCAGACACGCGTTTTAGTTTGGCCAACTCATCAGGTGTTTTTCTGGGCTCCCAATGGCACTTTGATCTTGTTCGGCCGGGTGCTGCCCTTTACGGCGTTAATCCCCAACCATTAAAGCCCTCGCCACTTAAGCCGGTTGTGCAACTGGCTTTACCTGTTTTGCAGGTTCGTGAGTTATCCGAGAATGCGGATGTAGGTTATGGTGCAACTGCGCAAGCTTTTCCACTAGCCCGGCTCGCCGTTGTTGCAGGAGGATATGCTGATGGTCTGCATCGCACCATCGGTCGGCAGGGTTTCGGTATGCTCGATAATCATCGCGTGCCTGTGGTCGGTCGCATCTCAATGGATACGACAATCTTTGATATTTCAGCTGCGGATATTAAGGGCGGCCCACAAATAATCCAGGTGCTTAATGATGAGCTGACCGTTGATAGTTGGACGGCGCTGACCGGAGCCTTGGGCTACGACATTCTCACGAGCCTGGGATACCGTTATCGACGCTGTTATTTAAAAGATGGCGTATCCATTGAGCAGGAGTCACTGTATGAATGA
- a CDS encoding DUF1080 domain-containing protein, translating into MQIKTIKTFFGLVIIPFSVCIATFTVSASEKKEPWQLAQETEVWEPVPPVVNTSEKNPPSDAVILLDGKNLNQWEGVDGGVARWYLDKGVMTVAPKTGDIKTKEVFCDIQLHLEWRAPEEVDGFDGQGRGNSGVFLQERYEVQILDSYKNETYPNGQAASVYKQSIPLVNASRGPDVWQSYDIIFRSPKFDDEGALISPAYVTVLHNGVLVQNHVEIQGPTSWIGHPPYEAHGCAPLRLQDHGNPVSFKNIWVRKL; encoded by the coding sequence ATGCAAATAAAAACGATAAAGACTTTCTTTGGCCTAGTAATAATTCCTTTTAGCGTATGTATTGCAACATTCACAGTATCTGCCAGTGAGAAAAAAGAACCGTGGCAGTTGGCACAGGAGACAGAGGTTTGGGAGCCCGTTCCACCAGTTGTTAACACTTCGGAGAAGAATCCTCCATCTGATGCCGTGATACTTCTTGATGGGAAGAATTTGAATCAATGGGAAGGCGTGGACGGCGGAGTTGCGCGCTGGTATTTGGATAAAGGTGTAATGACTGTTGCGCCTAAGACAGGTGATATAAAGACGAAAGAGGTTTTTTGCGATATTCAATTGCATCTTGAATGGAGAGCTCCTGAGGAAGTCGACGGGTTTGATGGGCAAGGGCGTGGTAATAGCGGTGTTTTTCTGCAGGAACGTTATGAGGTTCAAATCCTCGATTCTTATAAAAATGAAACATATCCTAATGGTCAGGCTGCTTCCGTATATAAGCAATCCATACCATTAGTGAATGCCTCGCGTGGACCTGATGTATGGCAAAGTTACGATATTATCTTCCGGTCGCCCAAGTTCGATGATGAGGGAGCTCTGATCTCTCCCGCATACGTAACTGTTCTGCACAATGGCGTTCTAGTGCAAAATCATGTTGAAATTCAGGGGCCAACCTCCTGGATTGGCCATCCCCCTTACGAAGCTCATGGCTGCGCTCCCCTGCGTTTGCAGGACCACGGTAACCCGGTGAGTTTTAAAAATATCTGGGTAAGAAAACTCTAA
- a CDS encoding family 16 glycoside hydrolase, translating to MAILNAGVLMSFRMKLFILVLTLLAKPVVAEDLPDFAALFKSYASWQEVDSVTPAKDATQLNVIGSKGASVLFKDAPEEEDLVSQGFFSDSQISFEFMLAKDARAQVYLQGRYAINLTNVASQQILTHQDAGGLDARIKDSLQADGVAPLVNGAKSAGEWQRMDIKFRAPRFDDARNKVENALFIEVSLNGEIVQQNTLATGVTQSSRYGWEDQFGPLIIANVNGAVALRAFDMRHADFSAVKVPLSSGEKTNIEELTDLVAVGKETFHSLGCASCHAIKEDDPSVKSGPNLFGLFKRIPRDREVVEGEDNRRFTIKANRNYLLKSIREPASQRAVAETGSSIGEAYLPIMPPYSTQAISEKQIDAISAYLATLNPLQDQGPAILLVTKEGPVQYDPLKDDLQLLVDDQTRIQRGPMEGVSGRSIHVGQTNGINYTFDPRLLAIAKIWQGGFLDVSGELKNRGGRGLKPGYESRVLELGQAQFLMAPLDDKGQQIDFSFKEAVFNDTETIAESLYSKQDHLERLKAIDAQFLGYEQDSSSPQSRPLFRYRIGKNYLFTETHIAEDGETVIRIRGQFVTPQAFAINTEVLHDVQVSVGDIKINSDNTKTTWTIPAKANRDIVLNAKLKLASSSWRPKSSDFVYQKQDLQIIPAQAELPEGYRVESYLPPRDNYGREQLFEALGLAVAEDGTIVVATRTAGIWRIVKGEWQLFAEGVFDSLGVLIEDKKGLQLVVGQKAELTRITDTNSDGRADKFETLFDAHSYHGNYHAYMHGPARGSDGAYYIALNLSHSDEAVYKAGGMYMGTSGGLSGWAIRVTPEGKYELWANGLRSPAGIATAPDGRLWYSDNQGEFVATSKIFVLKKDAFYGHPSGLVDLPGMTPDSPQIAWEKVREKRQKAVILLPQNRVANSPGHPVWDTTAGRFGPFSGHMFIGDQTQSNLLRVVTETVDGIEQGVVIPFAAGLESGVMRPVFLADGSLLLGQTGRGWQAKGGHVASLQRIVRDKQTLPASIFTVTTRADGFEIKFTKPVLAAPESAQPLKLSSWVYRDAPDYGSEVMDEHEEPIKSLAWSDDKTSLFVRLASTKQANIHPQQTARVYHFSVDAKKLFGEEAPHSLEAYYTLYRFPAN from the coding sequence TTGGCGATTCTCAATGCAGGGGTGCTTATGTCTTTCCGCATGAAATTGTTCATTTTGGTTTTAACTCTGTTGGCAAAGCCGGTTGTTGCTGAAGATTTGCCTGATTTCGCTGCATTATTTAAATCCTATGCTTCCTGGCAGGAAGTCGATTCAGTTACGCCTGCAAAAGATGCCACGCAGTTAAATGTAATTGGGAGCAAAGGCGCTTCGGTTTTATTTAAGGATGCTCCGGAAGAAGAGGATCTGGTATCCCAAGGTTTTTTTTCAGATAGCCAGATCAGTTTCGAATTTATGTTAGCTAAAGATGCTCGCGCTCAGGTCTATCTTCAAGGGCGTTATGCAATCAATCTCACAAATGTTGCGAGCCAACAAATATTAACCCATCAAGATGCTGGCGGACTTGATGCTCGAATCAAAGACTCGTTGCAAGCAGACGGGGTAGCTCCGTTAGTGAATGGGGCCAAATCCGCCGGTGAGTGGCAACGAATGGATATCAAATTTCGAGCCCCTCGCTTTGATGATGCGCGCAACAAGGTTGAGAACGCATTATTTATTGAGGTAAGTCTCAACGGCGAAATCGTGCAACAAAACACGCTCGCTACTGGTGTTACTCAATCCAGTCGGTATGGATGGGAGGATCAATTTGGTCCTCTAATTATTGCAAATGTTAATGGTGCTGTTGCATTGCGGGCATTTGATATGCGGCACGCAGATTTCAGTGCGGTAAAGGTACCGCTCTCAAGTGGTGAGAAGACGAATATAGAAGAACTAACCGATCTGGTTGCGGTAGGAAAAGAGACCTTTCATTCATTAGGTTGCGCATCCTGTCACGCTATTAAAGAGGATGATCCTTCTGTAAAAAGTGGCCCAAATTTATTCGGTTTATTTAAGCGAATACCGCGTGATCGTGAGGTTGTCGAGGGAGAAGATAATCGTCGGTTCACTATAAAGGCGAATCGCAATTATTTGTTGAAAAGCATTCGCGAACCAGCCTCCCAACGAGCCGTAGCCGAGACAGGCAGTTCTATCGGTGAAGCCTATCTACCGATCATGCCGCCCTACTCAACTCAGGCCATCTCAGAGAAGCAGATAGACGCAATCAGTGCTTATTTGGCTACCCTTAACCCACTTCAAGATCAGGGGCCAGCTATTCTGTTGGTGACAAAAGAGGGGCCAGTTCAATATGACCCGCTTAAGGATGACCTGCAGCTATTGGTCGATGATCAAACTCGCATCCAGCGCGGTCCGATGGAAGGGGTGTCCGGCAGATCTATCCATGTGGGGCAAACAAACGGCATTAATTACACCTTCGATCCCCGCTTATTGGCTATCGCCAAAATATGGCAGGGTGGATTTCTTGATGTATCTGGCGAACTTAAAAATCGTGGCGGGCGCGGATTAAAACCCGGTTATGAAAGTCGGGTTCTGGAACTGGGGCAAGCTCAATTTTTGATGGCTCCTCTGGATGATAAAGGGCAGCAAATAGACTTCTCATTTAAGGAAGCGGTATTTAATGATACGGAAACCATCGCTGAATCCTTGTATAGCAAACAGGATCATTTGGAGAGACTAAAAGCTATTGATGCACAATTTCTGGGCTACGAGCAGGATTCAAGCTCACCACAATCTCGCCCCCTCTTTCGCTACCGTATAGGGAAAAACTACCTCTTTACAGAGACTCATATTGCGGAAGATGGCGAGACGGTGATTCGCATTCGTGGCCAGTTTGTAACGCCTCAGGCTTTTGCGATTAATACGGAAGTTCTGCACGACGTCCAGGTCTCGGTTGGCGACATAAAAATCAATTCGGACAATACGAAAACAACATGGACTATTCCAGCCAAAGCCAACAGAGATATCGTCTTGAATGCCAAACTCAAATTGGCATCATCGAGCTGGCGTCCGAAATCATCTGATTTTGTGTATCAAAAACAGGATCTACAGATTATTCCCGCTCAGGCGGAATTACCGGAAGGTTATCGAGTGGAAAGCTATTTGCCTCCTCGCGATAACTACGGTAGAGAACAACTTTTCGAAGCCTTGGGATTGGCGGTCGCGGAGGATGGAACCATTGTTGTCGCTACACGCACAGCTGGTATTTGGCGCATCGTGAAGGGTGAGTGGCAACTTTTTGCAGAAGGTGTTTTTGATAGCCTAGGTGTGTTGATAGAAGACAAGAAAGGCTTACAGCTAGTCGTCGGCCAAAAAGCCGAACTAACTCGCATCACTGATACGAATAGCGATGGTCGTGCTGATAAGTTTGAAACGTTATTTGATGCGCACAGCTATCACGGAAACTATCACGCTTATATGCATGGTCCGGCGCGCGGTTCAGATGGTGCCTATTATATTGCATTGAATCTTTCCCACAGTGATGAAGCTGTCTACAAAGCCGGTGGTATGTATATGGGCACGTCGGGTGGACTAAGCGGATGGGCTATTCGTGTTACACCTGAAGGCAAATACGAATTATGGGCAAACGGATTGCGCAGTCCGGCGGGAATTGCAACGGCGCCGGATGGGCGCTTGTGGTACTCCGATAATCAGGGTGAGTTTGTCGCAACGTCCAAAATTTTTGTATTAAAAAAAGATGCGTTTTACGGCCACCCATCGGGCTTGGTTGATTTGCCGGGTATGACTCCGGACTCACCACAGATTGCTTGGGAAAAAGTCCGCGAAAAACGTCAGAAGGCCGTTATTTTGTTACCACAGAATCGCGTAGCCAACTCTCCGGGGCATCCGGTTTGGGATACAACGGCCGGCCGCTTTGGCCCTTTCTCCGGGCATATGTTTATCGGTGATCAAACGCAGTCCAATTTGCTGCGCGTGGTGACGGAGACTGTTGATGGAATAGAGCAGGGTGTCGTTATTCCTTTTGCCGCAGGCCTGGAATCGGGCGTGATGCGGCCGGTATTTTTGGCTGATGGCAGTTTGCTACTGGGCCAAACCGGGCGTGGCTGGCAAGCAAAAGGCGGGCATGTGGCCAGCTTGCAGCGCATTGTGCGAGATAAACAGACCTTGCCGGCGAGCATATTCACTGTTACTACCCGAGCTGACGGCTTCGAAATTAAATTTACTAAACCGGTTTTGGCTGCACCTGAGTCAGCGCAACCGCTAAAGCTTTCCTCCTGGGTGTACCGTGATGCGCCCGATTATGGTTCCGAGGTTATGGATGAGCACGAGGAGCCTATAAAGAGTCTGGCGTGGTCGGATGATAAAACCTCCCTTTTTGTTCGCCTGGCCTCAACAAAGCAGGCGAATATTCATCCTCAGCAAACGGCGCGTGTCTATCATTTTTCTGTCGATGCAAAGAAGCTATTTGGAGAAGAGGCACCGCACTCTCTGGAAGCGTATTACACGCTCTATCGCTTTCCCGCCAACTAA
- the birA gene encoding bifunctional biotin--[acetyl-CoA-carboxylase] ligase/biotin operon repressor BirA has protein sequence MNDDSLQRILYLLADGQFHSGQELGEILGVSRTAVWKHLQKLEGLGVSLESIKGKGYRLCGGLDLLDSERIRSQLSSEARSLLAELDVHTIIDSTNNYTMQQTVNRENGYICLAEQQTAGKGRRGRQWVSPFGKNIYLSALWNFDGVASLEGLSLAVGVVIAETLEQLGIAGVQLKWPNDVLWRQRKLAGVLLEVTGDPAGLCQVVVGIGINASMPTSSAFTIDQPWVDLEAIQAELNIARHITRNDLIAALLTNLLPLLHNYADQQFATYRERWERLNVYAQQLVELHTAKSVFGGRMLGVDGSGALRLSTEEGETLFHGGEISLRARNDSAD, from the coding sequence ATGAATGATGACTCTCTTCAGCGAATTCTGTATCTGCTGGCGGACGGTCAATTTCACTCCGGACAGGAATTGGGTGAAATACTGGGCGTGAGTCGGACCGCTGTATGGAAGCATTTGCAAAAACTTGAAGGATTGGGCGTTTCGCTTGAATCGATAAAGGGAAAAGGGTATCGCCTTTGCGGTGGGCTTGATTTGCTTGATTCAGAACGTATTCGGTCGCAGTTATCGTCGGAGGCCAGGAGCTTGCTGGCCGAGCTTGATGTTCACACCATCATTGATTCCACCAATAATTACACCATGCAGCAAACAGTAAACCGTGAAAATGGCTATATCTGCCTTGCCGAGCAGCAAACCGCAGGGAAGGGGCGGCGTGGACGCCAATGGGTCAGTCCTTTTGGAAAAAACATCTATCTGTCTGCTTTATGGAATTTTGATGGTGTTGCCTCATTGGAGGGTTTAAGTCTGGCGGTCGGCGTTGTCATTGCTGAAACCTTAGAGCAGTTAGGCATAGCAGGCGTGCAATTGAAATGGCCAAACGACGTTCTTTGGCGGCAGCGCAAGCTGGCGGGGGTTTTGCTGGAGGTGACGGGTGATCCTGCTGGCTTGTGTCAAGTTGTGGTCGGAATTGGAATCAATGCTTCTATGCCGACATCCAGCGCATTCACAATTGATCAACCATGGGTTGATCTTGAGGCTATCCAGGCAGAGCTCAATATCGCTCGGCATATCACGCGTAACGACTTGATTGCGGCCCTGTTAACAAATTTATTGCCCCTCTTGCACAATTACGCTGATCAGCAATTCGCTACTTACCGCGAGCGCTGGGAAAGGCTGAATGTATACGCTCAACAACTCGTCGAATTGCACACCGCAAAATCGGTTTTTGGTGGAAGAATGCTGGGTGTGGATGGTTCCGGAGCTTTGCGCTTGAGTACAGAGGAAGGGGAAACGCTATTTCATGGTGGCGAAATATCCTTGAGGGCGCGCAATGATTCTGCAGATTGA